One window of the Caminibacter pacificus genome contains the following:
- the ubiE gene encoding bifunctional demethylmenaquinone methyltransferase/2-methoxy-6-polyprenyl-1,4-benzoquinol methylase UbiE, translating to MSKQEQIVRMFDSIAKKYDFVNRVLTFGIDKKWREKAVKKTLELIDKKDVKILDVACGTGDMIEIWKKEANKKDINIKICGLDPSVGMLEVAKKRFPEVKFYKAYATDIPCESKTIDGISISFGIRNVLEIKKAICEFKRVLKKDGIVLVLEFTKAEKPNKFRECVDFYSNKILPKIGGILSKNKEAYEYLPNSIENFYTPNELAALFIECGFNIEKLETFNFGQVTMLIARS from the coding sequence GTGAGTAAACAAGAACAGATTGTAAGAATGTTTGACTCTATCGCTAAAAAATATGATTTTGTAAATAGAGTATTGACATTCGGAATCGATAAAAAATGGAGAGAAAAAGCTGTAAAAAAGACTCTTGAATTAATCGATAAAAAAGATGTAAAAATCTTAGATGTTGCTTGCGGTACTGGTGATATGATAGAAATATGGAAAAAAGAGGCGAATAAAAAAGATATTAACATAAAAATATGCGGTCTTGACCCGAGTGTCGGTATGCTTGAAGTAGCAAAAAAAAGATTTCCGGAAGTTAAGTTTTATAAAGCGTATGCTACAGATATTCCATGTGAGAGTAAAACTATTGACGGCATTAGTATATCTTTCGGAATAAGAAACGTTTTGGAGATAAAAAAAGCGATTTGCGAATTTAAAAGAGTGTTGAAAAAAGACGGGATAGTTTTGGTCCTTGAATTTACAAAAGCGGAAAAACCTAATAAATTTAGGGAATGTGTGGATTTTTATTCGAATAAAATTCTTCCTAAAATCGGCGGAATCTTAAGTAAAAACAAAGAAGCTTATGAATATTTACCCAATTCCATCGAGAATTTTTATACTCCAAATGAACTTGCCGCGCTTTTTATAGAGTGCGGTTTCAATATC